From a region of the Candidatus Brocadia sp. genome:
- a CDS encoding flagellin → MSTRINTNINALNALRSLNDVNSRMAVSQLRLATGKRINNSGDDAAGYTIAKKMNVRAEGLGQALSNIGSAKNLVTVAEGHLNNIVDILTQMKTKATQAADDSLGTSERTAIKSELASLSNQINLEVQQATWNSKSLFSGTGSSNATAGNVLFKFQIGAGNSTSVDLLQFNLLRTGNVSLESGNTGFRSTQLQLDSSGATRLSGNTLTGSLLGSSASAQALMGRIDNAISDVSEALSYIGSVVNRLTYQEASLTVARTNTEAARSRIEDADMAFEQLQSTKLQILQQTASSMLAQANSGPQSILSLFR, encoded by the coding sequence ATGAGTACAAGAATTAACACAAATATTAATGCGTTAAATGCCCTGAGGTCATTGAATGATGTAAACAGTAGAATGGCTGTTAGCCAATTACGTCTGGCTACTGGTAAAAGGATCAATAATTCTGGTGATGATGCAGCCGGATATACTATTGCGAAAAAGATGAATGTCCGTGCAGAAGGTCTTGGGCAGGCATTAAGCAATATTGGCTCAGCCAAAAACCTGGTAACCGTAGCAGAAGGTCATTTAAATAATATTGTAGATATTCTAACACAGATGAAGACAAAAGCCACTCAGGCAGCTGATGATTCACTTGGAACATCAGAACGTACCGCCATTAAATCTGAACTTGCTTCTTTGTCTAACCAAATTAATCTTGAAGTTCAACAGGCCACGTGGAACTCCAAATCTCTATTTAGTGGTACAGGTTCAAGCAACGCTACTGCCGGTAACGTTCTGTTCAAATTCCAGATTGGGGCTGGAAACAGTACATCAGTCGATTTATTGCAGTTTAATTTGCTCAGGACGGGAAATGTTAGCCTTGAAAGCGGTAATACGGGTTTTAGGTCTACTCAGTTGCAGCTTGATTCCAGCGGCGCAACACGACTCAGTGGGAACACCCTTACCGGCTCACTTTTAGGCTCTTCAGCATCAGCTCAGGCATTGATGGGCAGGATTGATAATGCTATTTCTGATGTATCAGAGGCTTTGAGCTACATAGGGTCTGTGGTAAATAGGCTGACCTATCAGGAAGCTAGTTTGACGGTAGCGAGGACAAATACTGAGGCTGCCAGAAGCAGAATTGAAGATGCTGATATGGCTTTTGAGCAATTACAATCAACGAAATTGCAAATATTGCAACAGACGGCCAGTTCAATGCTTGCACAAGCAAACTCTGGACCTCAATCCATATTGAGTCTTTTCAGATAA
- the fliD gene encoding flagellar filament capping protein FliD, which yields MAISSSITSAFNANSGLNLLINQFMALERRPLTSLNAKKTSLNTIINIYSDLKSTLADLQTAARDLASTSISSVYNSRTTSSSDETKLTTSAGTGAAVGTFQIRIKQLATGASIQSTGELITKAAAKSTSKVAPGSGTIDITKSFASAGFTNTPDGTVTINGQTFTLSDYSTVQSFLDAVNNDVTANSNIYYNKTEDTFYIEQKNGNTDLVISETGSNPLFSEIKIAANTYAGNGNTGIQSDVLLNKANFDGILTSTTSGSFKINGITLTYNTTTDTLDSILSKINSSTANVNAFYDSSLDKVILKSKSTGSTDTITLSDVSGNLLNTLNLSGATATNGTDSLFTINSTNAADQITKSTNSFTINGVTYSLKNTNVTAYTDSTYTTITVNQDTRAIQSKITDLLDKFNSATEYIKTKSTIDPITKTRGPLAGNTTFSLLSNQLFQKLSEQITGITGGNPDYLGDIGITIDKNLKASLSDTTKFSNAIISNSKAVEDLFNSTTGIANKIVTLLKPFVESPSLSRDSIIDETKKIFSRQIENIDTRINRMEERLKLKENQYRQQLYTMQSLLNSAVLQGSQIVSFTNSIFSTNSF from the coding sequence ATGGCCATATCATCGTCTATAACATCCGCATTTAACGCCAACTCAGGTCTGAACCTGCTGATTAATCAGTTTATGGCTTTAGAACGAAGGCCGCTAACATCGTTAAACGCGAAAAAGACCAGCCTCAACACCATCATAAACATTTATAGTGATTTAAAATCGACGCTTGCTGATCTTCAGACCGCAGCAAGAGATTTGGCCAGCACGAGCATAAGTTCCGTGTATAATTCAAGAACCACAAGCTCCAGTGATGAAACAAAACTAACGACATCTGCAGGTACAGGCGCCGCAGTAGGAACTTTTCAAATTCGCATTAAGCAATTAGCTACCGGCGCTTCAATCCAGAGTACCGGAGAACTCATAACTAAAGCGGCAGCTAAAAGCACATCAAAAGTTGCACCAGGTTCAGGCACTATCGATATAACAAAAAGTTTTGCTAGCGCCGGTTTTACAAACACCCCAGATGGCACGGTAACTATTAACGGTCAAACCTTTACTCTATCTGATTACAGCACTGTACAGTCATTTTTAGACGCGGTCAATAATGATGTCACAGCAAATAGTAACATCTATTATAATAAAACGGAAGATACGTTCTATATTGAACAAAAGAACGGAAATACTGATCTGGTTATATCAGAGACAGGATCTAATCCATTATTTTCAGAGATCAAAATAGCCGCTAACACATATGCGGGCAATGGGAATACTGGCATTCAAAGTGATGTGCTATTAAATAAAGCTAATTTCGATGGTATCTTGACAAGCACTACAAGCGGTAGTTTTAAAATTAACGGTATAACTCTTACCTATAATACCACTACCGATACGCTCGATAGCATTCTTTCCAAAATAAACAGTTCTACTGCAAATGTAAATGCATTCTATGACAGCTCTTTGGATAAAGTAATTCTCAAATCTAAAAGTACTGGAAGCACGGATACAATCACACTCTCTGATGTAAGTGGCAATTTATTAAACACATTGAATCTTTCAGGTGCCACTGCAACTAATGGTACCGATTCACTATTTACGATAAATAGTACAAATGCAGCAGATCAGATAACAAAAAGCACAAATTCATTTACCATTAATGGCGTTACCTATAGTCTAAAAAATACTAACGTCACAGCTTATACCGATTCAACTTATACAACCATTACTGTTAATCAGGATACTAGGGCTATTCAATCGAAAATTACTGATTTACTTGATAAATTTAATTCAGCAACAGAATATATAAAAACTAAATCTACGATAGATCCTATTACAAAAACAAGAGGCCCTCTTGCTGGAAACACAACATTTTCGTTACTTTCAAATCAATTATTTCAAAAACTGTCTGAACAAATAACAGGAATTACTGGAGGTAATCCTGATTATCTGGGTGATATTGGTATTACCATAGATAAAAACCTCAAGGCAAGTTTATCCGATACAACGAAATTTAGCAATGCCATAATCTCAAATTCTAAGGCTGTTGAAGATCTGTTTAATTCAACAACTGGTATCGCCAATAAAATAGTTACTCTCTTAAAACCATTTGTAGAAAGTCCCTCTTTATCAAGAGATTCAATCATCGATGAAACAAAAAAAATATTCAGCAGACAGATAGAAAACATTGATACGAGAATAAACCGGATGGAAGAGCGACTAAAACTAAAAGAAAATCAGTATCGACAACAGTTATATACCATGCAAAGCCTCTTAAATAGTGCGGTACTTCAAGGCAGCCAGATAGTATCTTTTACAAATTCAATATTTAGTACTAATTCCTTTTAA
- a CDS encoding flagellar protein FliS: MLAAKKMSNVYLEQEIMTLNPLQLLIKAYDAGIIACNRKDEVKASAVLSELIDSLNFDYADISNSLFRLYEYCMREVKDGNFEVTLKILKELRETWIQAQENIQAEIPQTSNL, translated from the coding sequence ATGCTTGCAGCAAAAAAAATGAGTAACGTCTATTTGGAACAGGAGATTATGACATTAAATCCCCTTCAACTATTAATTAAAGCTTATGATGCTGGGATTATCGCATGCAATCGTAAAGATGAGGTTAAAGCAAGTGCAGTCCTCTCTGAATTAATAGATTCTCTTAACTTTGATTATGCTGATATTTCCAATTCCTTGTTTAGATTATATGAATATTGCATGAGAGAAGTTAAAGATGGAAATTTCGAAGTTACCTTAAAAATTTTAAAAGAATTGCGCGAAACATGGATTCAAGCACAGGAAAACATTCAGGCGGAGATACCGCAAACAAGCAATTTATAG
- a CDS encoding flagellar protein FlaG → METHDIHNLITYNAYHNFSNISVSIRKTTNAENDKSIQEIQKALSFTNTNTRNNPTQYLKSSISYIPPLLETEITMSVEKDLNIIVTTVKNKNTDKVIRQIPNEELVERLKYLKKYNNQLIFQKEKDVPTSITTN, encoded by the coding sequence ATGGAAACACATGACATTCATAATTTGATCACATATAACGCTTACCATAACTTCAGCAATATAAGCGTATCAATTAGGAAGACTACAAATGCAGAAAACGATAAATCAATTCAAGAAATACAAAAAGCCTTATCATTTACAAATACTAATACCAGAAACAACCCTACCCAATATTTAAAATCATCCATTTCGTACATACCGCCTCTTTTGGAAACGGAAATTACTATGTCGGTTGAAAAGGATTTGAACATTATTGTAACCACCGTTAAAAATAAGAATACAGACAAGGTCATCAGACAGATTCCTAATGAAGAACTCGTTGAAAGGTTAAAATACTTAAAAAAATACAATAACCAACTCATTTTTCAAAAAGAAAAAGACGTGCCCACTAGTATTACAACAAATTAA
- a CDS encoding transposase, with translation MNIFHQLLLTLQGSGGFPFKHYVRALKIHLVLDNLNTHFRSSFEEILGVEEATQMLERVEFHYTPKHASWLNMAEIEIGIMDRQCTGCRIPNEQTLRSEVAAWTDRRNQAKSTIDWKFTRQDADQKLSRHYVS, from the coding sequence ATGAACATTTTTCACCAGCTTCTCCTTACTTTACAGGGCTCTGGGGGGTTTCCGTTCAAACACTATGTAAGGGCGCTCAAGATTCATCTGGTGTTGGACAATCTTAATACTCATTTTCGCAGTAGTTTTGAAGAAATATTGGGTGTTGAAGAAGCAACCCAGATGTTGGAACGAGTAGAATTTCATTATACTCCCAAGCATGCCAGTTGGCTTAATATGGCTGAAATTGAAATCGGCATCATGGATCGGCAGTGTACTGGGTGCCGAATACCAAACGAACAAACCCTTCGGTCGGAAGTCGCTGCGTGGACTGACCGACGCAATCAGGCCAAATCAACAATAGATTGGAAGTTTACACGGCAAGATGCTGATCAAAAGCTGTCAAGGCACTATGTTTCGTAA